CCCTGCCCGAGCCGTCGGAAGAGCAGCAGGTAGCAGACGTGGCCGCAGGCGAAGGAGCCCATCCCGGCGAGGAACGCGAGGTCGTGGCCGAACAGAAGCAGGACGTCGCCGCCCCAGCCGAAAAGCAGCGCGGCGAGCAGGGTACGCGGGGCGCCGAGGAGCGCGGCGTGTGCCACGAGCAGCGGCATGAGCAGGGGTTTCAGCGCCGCGTGCCCGGGCCCGAGGTCCGCGAGCAGCACCACGAGGTCGCCCAGGCAGACGAGCACGAACGCCGGGAGCAGCAGCGCCCCGAACCGGTTGCCCATGGGACCGGTCGCGGCCGATGCCTCCGCGGAACTGTCCGCGGGCGTGGGGAACCCGGTCATGAGCGCATCGCCTCCGTAAGGCGGGGGGACGGTTCGTCACGCGGCTGATTCGGGGCGGCGCCGCACTGCCGCCCGGCGGGCGAGCGGCTGGCACAGGCTGCCACTTTTGTTCGTGAAAGGACAGGGGCGGGACGGCCGGTCCCGGTGTGCGGACGGGCGGTGCCGGGCGGAGGATCGGGGCAGTACCCCTCAACAGGCAAGTACGCGGCCGCTGCCGACCACTCCCCGAGGGGCCCCACCGCACCCGGGACCTACACCCCCGCCGCCCCCAGCAGCGCCCCCGCGCCGTACGTCACCGCCATGGCCAGCGCCCCGCCACCCACGTTCCGCAGGACGGCGACGCCCGGCGGGGCGCCGCCGAGGCGGGCGCCGAGGGTGCCGGTCACGGCGAGCGAGAGCAGAACGGCGGCGACGGTCACCGACAGCCGCCAGGAGGACGGCGGCAGCACGATCGCGAGCAGGGGCAGCAGCGCGCCGACGGTGAAGGCGAGGAAGCTGGCCCAGGCGGCGTGCCAGGGGTTGGTCAGCTCGTCGGGGTCGATGCCGAGTTCGACGCGGGCGTGCGCGCGCAGGGCGTCGCGTTCGGTGAGCTGTACGGCGGCCTCGCGGGCGACGTCACGGGTGAGTCCGCGCTCCTCCAGGAGCCCGGTGAGTTCCTCCAGCTCCGCCTCCGGCGCCTCGCGCAACTCCCGCTTCTCCTGGGCGATGGCGGCCTTCTCGGTGTCGCGCTGGGTGGAGACCGAGACGTACTCGCCCGCCGCCATGGACATGGAACCGGCCAGCAGACCGGCGAGTCCGGCGGTGAGCAGCGCCGCGCGCTCCTGGGTGGCACCGGCGACACCGACGACCAGGCCCGCGGTGGACACGATGCCGTCGTTGGCGCCGAGCACGGCCGCGCGCAGCCAGTTGAGCCGCCGGGACAGAGCGGTGTCGTGCGGTTCGTGGTGGGATCCGCCGGACGCGGTCGCGCTCTGCTCGCTCACGGAGGCAGGTTCTCATTCCCCGTCAGGTACGGGAGGGCGCACCGCAGGTACGGGAGGGCGCGCCGCGCGATCCCGGGTCGCCGTGGCCGTCGCGGTGGCCTGGGGGCGCGGGGTCAACCGACCGGCCGACGGCGGGGCTTGGCGAGCAGGGGCGACGGGACCGGGGCGCCGCAGCAGGTCAAGTGTGCTCCGCCCGGGGCGCTCTGAGGCCCCGCCAACCGGGTCCCGGGTAGGGGCTGTCGGTCGTGGCGCTTATCCTCGGTGACCATGCTTCAGGACAGCCGCACAGCCTCCGCCGGTCCCGCCGGTTCCTGGCCCGAGTCGTACCCCGAGGGGTACGCGGTGGTCGACGTCGAGACCACCGGTCTCGCCCGGAACGACCGGATAGTGTCCGCGGGCGTCTACCGGCTCGACGCGCGCGGCGAGGTCGAGGACCACTGGTACACGACGGTCAACCCCGAGCGTGACCCGGGGCCGGTCTGGATCCACGGCCTCACCAGCGAAGTCCTGTCCGGCGCCCCGCTGTTCGAGGAGATCGCCGACGAGTTCTCGGCCCGGCTCGCGGACCGGGTCCTGGTCGCGCACAACGCCGTCTTCGACTGGTCGATGATCGCGCGGGAGTTCGCCAGGGTGCGCCGTACGCCCCCGGTCCGCAGTCGGCTGTGCACCATCGCCCTGTCCAAGGAGCTCGGGCTGCCGCTGCCCAACCACAAACTGGAGTCGCTCGCCGCGCACTTCGGTGTCGTACAACAGCGTGCGCACCACGCCTTGGACGACGCCCGGGTCCTCGCCGAGGCCTTCCGCCCCAGCCTGCACTCGGCGGCGAGCCGGGGCGCCCGGCTGCCGCTCCTGGAATGCCGCCCGCTGACCGAGGTCCCGCAGTCCTCCGCCACCGGCCGCATCGGCCGCCAGCCCTCGTACGGGCCCGGCAGTTGGCGCCCCTCCCGCAAGCGGCCGCCGTGCCCGTACCCGAACCCGGGCAAGTACGAGCCGGGCCGCCCCCTGAAGCAGGGCATGCGGGTGGCCTTCTCCGGCGACACCTCGGTGGACCGCGAGCTCCTGGAGGACCGAGCCGTGGAGGCGGGCCTGCACGTGGCGACCAGCCTGTCCCGGCTCACCAGCCTGCTGGTCACCAACGACCCCGACTCGCGCACCTCCAAGGTGCTGCGCGCCGTGCAGTTCGGCACCCCGGTGATCGACGAGGCCGCCTTCGGCCAGCTCCTCCAGGACGTGGCACCGGCCACCTCCGGATGAGGGCACGCGGGCTCTCGGGCCCGCGCCGAGGGCGGCCCTGCCCTGGACTTCACTGAGGGCGGCCGGGGCCGGGGGCCTTCGGCGATCCGCCGTCCCCGGATAATCGACGGCCCCCGGCCGGAACCGCTTGGGCCCCCGGCCATCAGACGGGTGATTGTCGGCCCGGCCCCCGCATGCTTGCTCGCATCGCGGCGGCGGGCGTTTCAGTCTGTGGCGCATGGCACGATGTGAGGTTTGCGGAAACGACTACGGCATGTCCTTCGAGGTGCACGCGCAGGGCGCGGTGCACGTCTTCGACTGCTTCTCCTGCGCCATTCACCGCATGGCGCCCATCTGCGAGCACTGCCGGTGCCGCATCATCGGCCAGGGCGTCGAGGTGGACGGCCACTGGTACTGCGGAGCCCACTGCTCCCGCGCGGAGGGAAAGGTGGGCATCGTCGACAAGGTCTGAGCACCCCGGGCCATTGCCCGGCCCCCCTGCCCGTTCGCACCCCACGACCGAGTTGTACGGTCGTGGGGTGTACCGCTTCCTGTTGTCCCGGCAGTGGGTGCTGCTCACCCTCCTGACCCTGCTGCTCATCCCCGCGATGGTCAGGCTGGGCTTCTGGCAGCTGCACCGTCACGAACACCGTGTCGCACAGAACGAGCTGATCTCGCGGACCGTGAACGCCGCACCGGTCCCCGTCACCGAGCTCACCTCCCCCGGCCACCAGGTCCCGCGCTCCGACCTGTACCGCCAGGTCACCGCCAAGGGCACCTTCGACACCGCACACGAGGTCGTCGTACGCCGCCGCACCAACAGCGACGAGAAGGTCGGCTTCCACGTACTGACCCCGCTGGTGCTCCGCGACGGCCGGGCGCTCCTTGTGAACCGCGGCTGGATCCCCGCCAACGGCCCGCAGACCGCCTTCCCGAAGATCCCCGCCCCGGCGCGCGGCGAGGTCACGGTCACCGGGCGGCTGATGCCGGACGAGTCCACCAAGGCGAGCGGCATCAAGAACGTCAAGGGTCTGCCGGACCGGCAGGTCATGCTGATCAGCAGTCGCGCCGAGGCGAGGGCGCTGGGCCGTGAGGTGCTCGGCGGCTACGTCCAGCAGACGGCGCCCGAGCCCCGCGGCAACTCGCCCGAACTGCTGCCCGAGCCCGACCACAGCAGCATCGGCCCGCACATGGCGTACGCGATCCAGTGGTGGCTGTTCGCCTCCGCGGTGCCGGTCGGCTGGGTGATCCTGGTCCGCCGCGAACGCCGCGACCGCGCCGCCGCGGCCACCGCGGAACCCGCCGCCGAGCAGCAGCCCGCTCCGACCTGACGATCCGGGCCCTGGTCCGAGGGCCAGGCTTCGGGGGTCGGGGGCCGGGGGCCGGATGGTTCATACGGTTCGTCCGCGCCCCGCTCTGCCCGCCTCCCCCGTGGGAAGGCAGGATGGGACCCATGGATCTTGGACTGAAGGACCGTGTCTACCTCGTCACCGGCGCCACCCGCGGGCTCGGCAACGCCACCGCGCGCCAGTTGCTCGCCGACGGCGCCAAGGTCGTCATCAGCGGCCGGGACCAGGAGCGGGTGACCCGGGCGGCGGCCGAACTCGGTGACGGAGCGTTCGGTGTGCCGGCGGACAACGCGGACGCCGGGTCCGCCGAGCGGCTGATCGCCGCCGCCCGCAAGGAGTTCGGACGGCTGGACGGTGTGCTCATCAGCGTGGGCGGGCCCGCGCCCGGCTTCGTCGCCGACAACACCGACGAGCAGTGGCAGACCGCGTTCGACTCGGTCTTCCTCGGCGCGGTACGGCTCGCCCGCGCCGCAGCGCAGGAGCTCGGCGAGGGCGGGGTCATCGGTTTCGTGCTCTCCGGTTCGGTCTACGAGCCGATCCCGGGGCTGACCATCTCCAACGGACTGCGCCCCGGGCTCGCGGGCTTCGCCAAGTCGCTGTCCCAAGAGCTGGGGCCGCGCGGCATCCGCGTGGTGGGGCTGCTGCCCGCCCGTATCGACACCGACCGGGTACGCGAACTCGACTCCCTCTCCGCCGACCCGGAGGCCGCCCGCGCCGCGAACGAGGCCCAGATCCCCCTGCGCCGCTACGGGACACCCGACGAGTTCGGCCGCACCGCCGCCTTTCTCCTCTCCCCCGCGGCCTCCTATCTGACGGGCCTGATGGTGCCGGTGGACGGCGGGGCGTTGCACGCGTTCTGAGGGCGGTTCGGTCCGGCGGGGGCGAGGGCGGGCGCGCGGGCGCGGGAGGCCGTTCCGTAGTGGACGGCTGGGCACGGCTGGACACGGCTGGACACGGCTGGACACGGCTGGACACGGCTACGACTGCTACCGGCGCTCCCGCTCAGGTGACGCGTTCCGCGCGGTGGCTCACCGTGCGCAGGCGAACCTCTGCCGGGAGGTTCTTCAGGCCCGCGCTGCGCCGGGCGTTGGACAGGGCCTCGGTACTGACGCGGTGCAGAGTCTCGGCCGGTACGGCCTGTGGTTCGAGCCGGAGCCGGATCCGCGCCCGTGGCGTATCGCGGTGTCCG
This is a stretch of genomic DNA from Streptomyces sp. NA04227. It encodes these proteins:
- a CDS encoding lysoplasmalogenase; translated protein: MTGFPTPADSSAEASAATGPMGNRFGALLLPAFVLVCLGDLVVLLADLGPGHAALKPLLMPLLVAHAALLGAPRTLLAALLFGWGGDVLLLFGHDLAFLAGMGSFACGHVCYLLLFRRLGQGHTPRRKGLLLGLLYAAGLVAMVVLLWPDLPADMRAPVAGYSLLLTAMALGSTRLGLVAGAGGALFLLSDSLIATSVAEWPQAPRPDLWVMLTYLAAQYLLTTGVLRAAADRTRD
- a CDS encoding VIT family protein translates to MSRRLNWLRAAVLGANDGIVSTAGLVVGVAGATQERAALLTAGLAGLLAGSMSMAAGEYVSVSTQRDTEKAAIAQEKRELREAPEAELEELTGLLEERGLTRDVAREAAVQLTERDALRAHARVELGIDPDELTNPWHAAWASFLAFTVGALLPLLAIVLPPSSWRLSVTVAAVLLSLAVTGTLGARLGGAPPGVAVLRNVGGGALAMAVTYGAGALLGAAGV
- a CDS encoding DEDDh family exonuclease, yielding MLQDSRTASAGPAGSWPESYPEGYAVVDVETTGLARNDRIVSAGVYRLDARGEVEDHWYTTVNPERDPGPVWIHGLTSEVLSGAPLFEEIADEFSARLADRVLVAHNAVFDWSMIAREFARVRRTPPVRSRLCTIALSKELGLPLPNHKLESLAAHFGVVQQRAHHALDDARVLAEAFRPSLHSAASRGARLPLLECRPLTEVPQSSATGRIGRQPSYGPGSWRPSRKRPPCPYPNPGKYEPGRPLKQGMRVAFSGDTSVDRELLEDRAVEAGLHVATSLSRLTSLLVTNDPDSRTSKVLRAVQFGTPVIDEAAFGQLLQDVAPATSG
- a CDS encoding SURF1 family protein, whose amino-acid sequence is MYRFLLSRQWVLLTLLTLLLIPAMVRLGFWQLHRHEHRVAQNELISRTVNAAPVPVTELTSPGHQVPRSDLYRQVTAKGTFDTAHEVVVRRRTNSDEKVGFHVLTPLVLRDGRALLVNRGWIPANGPQTAFPKIPAPARGEVTVTGRLMPDESTKASGIKNVKGLPDRQVMLISSRAEARALGREVLGGYVQQTAPEPRGNSPELLPEPDHSSIGPHMAYAIQWWLFASAVPVGWVILVRRERRDRAAAATAEPAAEQQPAPT
- a CDS encoding SDR family oxidoreductase, with protein sequence MDLGLKDRVYLVTGATRGLGNATARQLLADGAKVVISGRDQERVTRAAAELGDGAFGVPADNADAGSAERLIAAARKEFGRLDGVLISVGGPAPGFVADNTDEQWQTAFDSVFLGAVRLARAAAQELGEGGVIGFVLSGSVYEPIPGLTISNGLRPGLAGFAKSLSQELGPRGIRVVGLLPARIDTDRVRELDSLSADPEAARAANEAQIPLRRYGTPDEFGRTAAFLLSPAASYLTGLMVPVDGGALHAF